TCCAAAGCCAGAATCTTTAGTTGATGATAGTTGTCCGGACGCAGTTCGTGCTTGACCACCTGGTAGGCTATGGTCTCATTGCAATCGAGCGTGTGATAGGGCAATCTACGCGCTTGCAGTTGCCACATTGTAATGCCCAGGGAGTAGATATCGGAGGCTTCGGTAAGGGTGTCCGATCTCAGCGCTTCTGGAGACATGTATCTCAGGGTTCCTTTGGGAACGGTTGGCTCCTGCCAAGCACAAAATTCGCCCACCTCGATGGAGGAGCCGAAATCGCAGAGTTTGCAAATGTAGCTTCGCTTCACTTTGATCTTCGAGGAATTGCCCGATCCCGAAGACTTTGTTCCCAGGGCAACCAATATATTGGTTGGCTTTACATCCAGATGTAATACGTTTTGGGAATGACAGTATCTCAGGGCAGCAACCACATCCAGAGTTATTCTAAGAAGATCATGGTTAATTACAAAGTATTTAGGGAGTTAATTTAGCATACAAGACCCTGTGCATCAGTGGTAGAGCCAAAGTGTCCACGATCCTCTGCAGACTTTGTCCCCTCGGACATTCCATGATGACCAAGCCGAAATCTGCGGCGGACTCCAGCTTAAGAAGCCGTACAATGTTCCGGTGCTCCAGATTCAGCAAATGAGACTCATTGTGCAAAGTTGAGGCTGCCTGGGCTCGAATTATCTTAACAGCAACGGAGCGATCTAAATCAGATACTGAAAATTATCTATAAAGGATTTAGTTTTAGTGCCTACCTCTGTAAATAGCTTTAAAAACGGTGCCGTAGGCTCCACGTCCGAGTACCTGACACCTAGTGGGTACGGGTGGGCCATCCTTGAGCAGCTGCTTTCTTTTCGGTGTGTTCAATAAAAGGTCTCCCATTTTTCAGCCATCCGCAAGTTTTTAAGAAGTCCACATGGTCACCGATTATAACGGATTATTAAACAGCTGAGTGGCTAATAACGTTGCCCCATTATTCAAAACGATATTAATCGCATCATTGTCAAGTTTGTTAATCACATTTATTTGAAGATActcttttttatattataCTATTTATTCCCTCGGATC
This genomic interval from Drosophila mauritiana strain mau12 chromosome 2R, ASM438214v1, whole genome shotgun sequence contains the following:
- the LOC117137766 gene encoding proto-oncogene serine/threonine-protein kinase mos, producing MGDLLLNTPKRKQLLKDGPPVPTRCQVLGRGAYGTVFKAIYRDRSVAVKIIRAQAASTLHNESHLLNLEHRNIVRLLKLESAADFGLVIMECPRGQSLQRIVDTLALPLMHRVLITLDVVAALRYCHSQNVLHLDVKPTNILVALGTKSSGSGNSSKIKVKRSYICKLCDFGSSIEVGEFCAWQEPTVPKGTLRYMSPEALRSDTLTEASDIYSLGITMWQLQARRLPYHTLDCNETIAYQVVKHELRPDNYHQLKILALDSPIDCDWDLTHESTANVICRRANTSARRNLTLDPSYTVGRDLKKKRRRNRLALHFDTPAPEGSACSESAYSQLYKSCWVSAPESRLSSIQLKHELEFILCHST